Proteins found in one Mycoplasmopsis citelli genomic segment:
- a CDS encoding HinT-interacting membrane complex protein P80 — MAKRQKSFFERLSEINAKHEEKRETPKAKQRKKWMFITLGLLGAAVITSISVPLGISVNKVNFVNPLSDNDVLLKFNNNGKQENLTVGQTLDLIRGTKEKTTQKIEQLYKEAVLFWYNKEVEASKEYQRLWNDSRYSGESERKNIELRSFEEINKDNKNKLADLKNQLISIYGFRNWQKQFDEEIRKKDEYGKSATEDEALEFLNFKSIEDEALRHYKIKLDKNVNLKDIQRVASHDIYKRDKKGNVVAQNGNPEILFKKGEKVFNYFVAQNANNLEEANYAVSNLDNTKIATITTQSFIDNLKSIKPLVQKYFETNELILPTIYKLPGKINPNLSLEWQFDQKEKDALINLAKYTIFNNGDTFEVKSNIDVLKGFKVAKEYFIPASGQSTQDLNKAKSEAESLLEVLTVDTKNLGSTGVTTFASQLTQNPALVVALKNNNLPNVSLSDLFTPAFSSDIKNNINTQLNAIKALKNKNEASSKLESLNRYIDSLFKNLSASEFTSMIKEQFNKHINIKIDNQDLYSYAYNVSDLAGAKLVVTDKGTYLVRNEVISSLNSLFKYLQSDLSSIANSNTSFFKIEDALNSVWTKNVILADTLNNPEFQKYLLTQTNKFSDNKEKYTQADIDALKADNDSILEGIHGEAKTKLISDLSKWLQENLNGNSYNYTVDNGVIKRVLNHNPLQTSNANELNLLTGLVEEITKGAK, encoded by the coding sequence ATGGCCAAAAGACAAAAATCATTTTTTGAGAGATTGTCAGAAATTAACGCTAAACACGAAGAAAAACGAGAAACTCCAAAAGCAAAGCAACGTAAAAAATGAATGTTTATCACTTTAGGACTTTTAGGAGCTGCTGTAATAACTTCAATAAGCGTCCCTCTTGGGATTAGTGTTAATAAAGTCAATTTTGTTAATCCTCTCTCAGATAATGATGTTTTACTCAAGTTTAATAATAATGGAAAACAAGAAAATTTAACAGTTGGACAGACACTGGATTTAATTAGAGGAACTAAAGAAAAAACAACTCAAAAAATTGAGCAACTTTATAAAGAGGCTGTTCTTTTTTGGTACAACAAGGAAGTTGAAGCTTCTAAAGAATATCAAAGATTATGAAATGATTCACGCTATAGTGGCGAGTCTGAAAGAAAAAACATTGAACTTAGAAGTTTCGAAGAAATTAATAAAGATAATAAAAATAAATTAGCTGATTTAAAAAACCAACTGATTTCAATTTACGGATTTAGAAACTGACAAAAACAATTTGATGAAGAAATTAGAAAAAAAGACGAATATGGAAAAAGCGCAACTGAAGATGAAGCATTAGAATTTTTGAATTTCAAATCTATCGAAGATGAAGCACTTAGACATTACAAAATTAAACTTGATAAAAATGTTAATTTAAAAGATATCCAAAGAGTTGCTAGCCATGATATTTATAAAAGAGATAAAAAAGGAAATGTAGTAGCTCAAAATGGTAATCCAGAAATTTTATTTAAAAAAGGCGAAAAAGTATTTAATTATTTTGTTGCACAAAATGCAAATAATTTAGAAGAAGCCAATTATGCAGTTTCAAACTTAGATAATACTAAAATTGCAACTATCACTACCCAATCATTTATTGATAATTTAAAATCAATTAAACCATTAGTACAAAAATATTTTGAAACCAATGAATTAATTTTGCCTACAATTTACAAATTACCAGGAAAAATTAACCCAAATCTTTCATTAGAATGACAATTTGATCAAAAAGAAAAAGACGCTTTAATTAATCTTGCAAAATATACCATTTTTAATAATGGAGATACTTTTGAAGTTAAATCAAATATTGATGTTTTAAAAGGATTTAAAGTAGCAAAAGAGTACTTTATCCCCGCATCAGGTCAAAGCACTCAAGATCTTAATAAAGCTAAATCTGAAGCTGAAAGTTTGCTTGAAGTTTTAACTGTTGATACTAAAAACTTAGGTTCAACTGGAGTTACTACTTTTGCTTCTCAACTAACTCAAAATCCAGCTTTAGTAGTTGCTCTTAAAAATAATAATTTACCTAATGTTTCGTTAAGTGATTTATTTACTCCTGCTTTTTCTAGTGATATTAAAAATAACATAAACACACAATTAAATGCAATAAAAGCACTTAAAAATAAAAATGAAGCTAGTTCTAAATTAGAATCATTAAACCGTTATATTGATTCATTATTTAAAAATTTAAGTGCTTCTGAATTTACTTCTATGATTAAAGAACAATTTAATAAACACATTAATATCAAAATTGATAATCAAGATCTTTATTCATATGCTTATAATGTAAGTGATTTGGCAGGAGCAAAATTAGTTGTTACTGATAAAGGGACTTATTTAGTACGAAATGAAGTAATTTCAAGTTTAAATTCACTATTTAAATATTTACAAAGTGATTTATCTTCAATAGCTAATTCAAATACTTCATTTTTTAAAATCGAAGATGCTTTAAATTCAGTTTGAACTAAAAATGTTATTTTAGCTGATACTTTAAATAATCCCGAATTTCAAAAATATTTATTAACTCAAACCAACAAATTTAGTGACAACAAAGAAAAATACACTCAAGCAGATATTGATGCACTTAAAGCAGATAATGACTCAATTTTAGAAGGAATTCACGGAGAAGCTAAAACCAAATTAATTTCAGATCTTTCAAAATGATTGCAAGAAAATTTAAACGGAAACAGTTATAACTATACTGTTGATAATGGAGTTATTAAAAGGGTGTTAAATCATAATCCATTACAAACTTCAAATGCCAATGAACTAAATCTATTAACTGGTCTTGTTGAAGAAATTACTAAAGGAGCTAAATAA
- a CDS encoding YlxR family protein, whose product MNEKRKNNYTRKCIITNEILPVEKLVRFSLQKDSKEIFLDLENVLKGRGAYFQFSLANWEKIKKTKALNRVFRFNVSNENYLKIEKELLEVLHEQKT is encoded by the coding sequence ATGAATGAGAAAAGAAAAAATAATTACACTCGGAAATGTATTATTACTAACGAAATTTTACCAGTGGAAAAATTAGTACGTTTCTCTTTACAAAAAGATTCTAAGGAAATATTTTTAGATTTAGAAAATGTTTTAAAAGGTCGAGGAGCTTATTTTCAATTTTCCTTAGCTAATTGAGAAAAGATTAAAAAAACCAAAGCTTTAAATAGAGTTTTTAGGTTTAATGTTTCAAATGAAAATTATTTGAAAATCGAAAAAGAACTGTTGGAGGTGTTACATGAGCAAAAAACATAG
- a CDS encoding LSm family protein, whose protein sequence is MNYLKILKDHFNDQIISAKITEAVFGKTLTIEVNANNLDLVIQYTQQIERYLEEINAYPDDLNIEVLSKGEDLNLNLENLNLYLEKMVKLSFVKPIEKELIMIGKIIQVNDDSIILQWNQKGRIRKIHIEKENIKTGEIYIKF, encoded by the coding sequence GTGAATTATTTAAAAATCTTAAAAGACCATTTTAATGATCAAATTATCTCAGCCAAAATAACAGAAGCAGTTTTTGGAAAAACCCTTACAATTGAAGTGAATGCAAACAATTTAGATTTAGTAATCCAATATACTCAGCAAATTGAACGTTATTTAGAAGAGATTAATGCTTATCCAGATGATTTAAATATCGAGGTACTTTCAAAGGGAGAAGATTTAAATCTAAATTTAGAAAATTTGAACTTATACCTTGAAAAAATGGTTAAATTAAGCTTTGTGAAACCAATAGAAAAAGAATTGATAATGATTGGTAAAATAATTCAAGTAAATGATGATTCAATTATTCTTCAATGAAATCAAAAAGGAAGAATTCGTAAAATTCATATAGAAAAAGAAAATATTAAAACCGGAGAAATTTATATTAAATTTTAG
- a CDS encoding HinT-interacting membrane complex lipoprotein P60, protein MNKSKLLKFILPAIVVSSTFGVAASCSPTANTPQRNKQENELSNANLAQLAEGFWLKSTLGNLYKTTQNSLLENQSFLNDAYSAYKTYLNNLQISDPFSLYKSLTQWKNQALFSENELKVLNNQTNDLFSVNAVPNLEQFKILFNKDKTDVAFNINKLLLVKKYFEINTENDLKIVNKDSYNTNKDKYDLNEFNLIDYVLKTKIAQLWSYSSDTANDIFSNVSRTINNISDYNELLKNKNQALKIATPDLIFNNSSFEKSLGGYQGLSSSLNEYSLNTGTSYLLQQNNSANLSGFYDLVNNKLVPVNETGVLNESIKVTNDNKKIKVSYLNLIAPIAKEITKENKTEKILSFEKTPYFAKLDTLKIYLAIFGGETLYKSSRKAFIDLGNKISFENEIIKEKLKGLDFVK, encoded by the coding sequence ATGAATAAATCAAAGCTGTTGAAATTTATTCTTCCTGCAATTGTGGTTTCTTCTACATTTGGGGTTGCTGCTTCTTGCTCACCAACTGCTAACACTCCACAGAGAAATAAACAAGAAAATGAATTAAGTAACGCAAATTTAGCACAGCTTGCAGAAGGATTTTGATTAAAATCTACTCTTGGAAATCTGTATAAAACAACTCAAAATTCACTTTTAGAAAATCAAAGCTTTTTAAATGATGCTTATAGTGCATATAAAACTTATTTAAATAATTTACAAATTAGCGACCCTTTTTCACTATATAAATCATTAACTCAATGAAAAAATCAAGCTTTATTTAGCGAAAATGAACTAAAAGTTTTAAATAATCAAACAAATGATTTATTTTCAGTAAATGCAGTTCCTAATCTTGAACAATTTAAAATTTTATTTAACAAAGACAAAACCGATGTAGCTTTTAATATTAATAAATTGCTCTTAGTTAAAAAATATTTTGAAATTAATACTGAGAATGATTTAAAAATTGTTAATAAAGATTCATACAACACTAACAAAGATAAATACGATTTAAACGAATTTAATTTAATTGATTATGTTTTAAAAACAAAAATTGCTCAACTTTGATCTTATAGCTCAGATACTGCTAATGATATTTTTTCAAATGTAAGTAGAACTATTAATAACATTAGCGATTATAATGAATTGCTTAAAAATAAAAATCAAGCTCTAAAAATTGCCACTCCAGATTTAATTTTTAATAATAGTTCTTTTGAAAAATCCCTTGGTGGATATCAAGGACTTAGCTCTTCGCTAAACGAATATTCACTAAATACAGGAACATCATATTTATTACAACAAAATAATTCAGCTAATTTATCCGGATTTTATGATTTAGTTAATAATAAATTAGTTCCAGTTAATGAAACTGGAGTACTTAATGAAAGTATTAAAGTAACCAATGATAATAAAAAAATTAAAGTTTCTTATTTAAATTTAATTGCTCCAATAGCTAAAGAAATTACGAAAGAAAATAAAACTGAAAAAATATTAAGCTTTGAAAAAACCCCATATTTTGCAAAGCTAGATACATTAAAAATCTACTTGGCCATTTTCGGAGGAGAGACGCTTTACAAAAGTTCCCGTAAAGCTTTTATAGATTTAGGAAATAAAATTTCCTTTGAAAATGAAATTATTAAAGAAAAATTGAAAGGATTAGATTTTGTTAAATAA
- a CDS encoding transcription termination/antitermination protein NusA has translation MAKSKKVTVELNPNQKWYLITKGYAQKHQMTLEETLEIFSFETTKAINKDIDPEAKIVFSLDEINKEVIISNLNGEVVENDFEFEDTEESLDIQRISFIALKDAKKINPKAVEGDKFPILLDFEIIPEKSKLAIKNGFYQNFKITEKKKIYQRYLPLVGNKIKAEVLSRNSNGSYNLRFEDGVTAFLPASKVNKSLDMNLGSYLDVYLEHVNPENRLSICEVTTDSPNEIRDIIINEIPEINQGLLQIVKIERTPGIRTKIALKATGNSNAFDPFGGVFGEGAKRILAISEKLNGEKIEVIKYSTNILEFIKNALSPAKIVDIVEDKKVYYAIVEENEMKNAIGKGGANIDLAIKLTNSKIKIISVEEALEKEIQFNKNRLYERNKPVKKPKYSPRDSRRNEYFKGIEINMSEFSDDVAQFNETQKNPANFFENTKIKTKNNNPKAKQKRLNGSELDDLFSQEALTFDLDNENDYDFIDQIEFNDFEYEDDDSETVDDNQNQAEKPVVKAYKNAKVELKDFKVDTDLANYGLDLNLNLDLSGFEDEWEKKK, from the coding sequence ATGGCAAAGTCAAAAAAAGTTACCGTTGAATTAAATCCAAATCAAAAATGATATTTGATTACTAAAGGATATGCACAAAAACATCAAATGACTTTAGAAGAAACATTGGAAATTTTTTCTTTTGAAACAACTAAAGCCATTAACAAAGATATTGATCCTGAAGCAAAAATTGTTTTTTCACTTGATGAGATAAATAAAGAAGTTATTATTAGCAACTTAAATGGTGAAGTAGTTGAAAATGATTTTGAATTCGAAGATACCGAAGAATCTTTAGATATTCAAAGAATTAGCTTTATTGCTTTAAAAGATGCTAAAAAAATAAATCCTAAAGCAGTTGAAGGGGATAAGTTTCCAATTTTGCTAGATTTTGAAATTATTCCTGAAAAAAGTAAATTAGCCATTAAAAATGGTTTTTATCAAAACTTTAAAATAACTGAAAAGAAAAAAATCTATCAACGTTATTTGCCTTTAGTTGGAAATAAAATTAAAGCCGAAGTACTTTCAAGAAACTCAAATGGTTCATATAATTTACGTTTTGAAGATGGTGTAACAGCTTTTTTACCAGCTTCAAAAGTAAATAAAAGTTTAGATATGAATTTAGGATCTTATTTAGATGTTTATTTAGAACACGTTAATCCAGAAAATCGTTTAAGTATTTGCGAAGTTACTACTGATTCACCAAATGAAATTAGAGATATTATTATCAATGAAATTCCTGAAATCAATCAAGGATTACTTCAAATTGTTAAAATTGAGCGAACCCCTGGCATAAGAACTAAAATTGCTTTAAAAGCAACTGGTAATTCAAATGCTTTTGATCCTTTTGGAGGTGTTTTTGGCGAAGGAGCTAAAAGAATACTTGCTATTTCAGAAAAATTAAATGGTGAAAAAATTGAAGTTATTAAATACTCAACTAATATTTTAGAATTTATCAAAAATGCACTTTCTCCAGCTAAAATTGTGGATATAGTTGAAGATAAAAAAGTTTATTATGCTATTGTCGAAGAAAATGAAATGAAAAATGCCATTGGTAAAGGTGGAGCCAATATTGATTTAGCAATTAAACTAACTAATTCAAAAATTAAAATTATTAGTGTTGAAGAAGCTCTTGAAAAAGAAATTCAGTTTAACAAAAATCGTCTTTATGAAAGAAATAAACCTGTTAAAAAACCAAAATATAGCCCAAGAGATTCACGAAGAAATGAATACTTTAAGGGAATTGAAATTAATATGAGCGAATTTTCAGATGATGTAGCTCAATTTAATGAAACTCAAAAAAATCCAGCCAACTTTTTTGAAAATACGAAAATTAAAACTAAAAATAATAATCCAAAAGCAAAACAAAAACGTCTTAATGGTTCAGAATTAGATGATTTATTTAGTCAAGAAGCTCTTACTTTTGATTTGGATAATGAAAATGATTATGATTTTATTGATCAAATCGAATTTAATGATTTTGAATATGAAGATGATGATTCAGAAACTGTTGATGATAATCAAAATCAAGCTGAAAAACCAGTAGTTAAAGCTTATAAAAACGCAAAAGTAGAATTAAAAGACTTTAAAGTTGATACTGATTTAGCTAATTATGGACTTGATTTAAATCTAAATTTAGATTTAAGCGGATTTGAAGATGAATGAGAAAAGAAAAAATAA
- the hinT gene encoding histidine triad protein HinT: MLNKSVFSKILDKELPATFIYEDDVVFSIMDAYPFREGHFLVIPKSPEPNILENDEATFLHAMKIARKLAKERVIDQGIPGFKIVINTGEYAGQTVFHSHVHVIPFKVKIESTKITP, encoded by the coding sequence TTGTTAAATAAAAGTGTTTTTTCAAAAATTTTAGATAAAGAATTACCTGCAACATTTATATATGAAGATGATGTTGTCTTTTCTATTATGGATGCATATCCATTCCGTGAAGGACATTTTTTGGTTATTCCAAAAAGTCCAGAACCAAATATTTTAGAAAACGATGAAGCTACCTTCTTACATGCTATGAAAATAGCACGTAAATTAGCTAAAGAAAGAGTTATTGATCAAGGGATTCCCGGTTTTAAAATTGTTATTAATACTGGGGAATATGCTGGTCAAACTGTTTTTCACAGCCATGTTCACGTAATTCCTTTTAAAGTGAAAATAGAATCTACAAAAATAACACCTTAA